Proteins from one Phalacrocorax carbo chromosome 30, bPhaCar2.1, whole genome shotgun sequence genomic window:
- the RAVER1 gene encoding ribonucleoprotein PTB-binding 1 isoform X4, protein MAAAALSPSPAGAVPGPGPAVPGAGPGRAPEEELPTLPPAEVRSRLERSARQFRNRRKVLIRGLPADVSNQEVHDLLSDYELKYCFVDKYKGTAFVTLLNGEQAESAIKKFHLSKLREKEISVQLQPTDALLCIANLPQLYTQQQFEELVRPFGNLERCFLVYSEKTGHSKGYGFVEYMKKDSAARAKSDLLGKQLGTRTLYVHWTDVNQLTLDLLHSKCLCVDKLPHNYADLEELRQVFSAACAPTFCQLAYGQDGQLKGFAVLEYESAEMAEMVQQATDGLPLAGNHVRVSFCAPGPPGRSMLAALIAAQATALNRGKGLLPEPNILQILNSLGNPASVQLLLNPLLHGAVGGKQGILGAAPSVPLVTNPALSTALLQLALQNQTQAQQKPGILGDSPLSSLSHGALGLANAPAQPPTPLLGELSSGGPLAGDMAQGHVKSPILPSGNVPLASFLGPVGVDRENSVLGTQVPQLTPPAVTPPALQGLTTSILGSVISGLQKPKQSENGPPASGVSLLGEPPKDFKIPLNPYLNLHSLLPANSLGGAANKGFNLKTGVLGSVSNPRISQPSLADPLLPSPGLAGDGYAFDYPPDLGSRIYPQTRDHAGPILGGFGHSRHKPFPFQLSSSPGFERGGLGPPLPPFYSGSPSSYFTSGLQAGLKQSHLNKAVGMPPSGSADTVLTLGPPSHSHSSHSKTPVGGQKRAFSHLLPSPEPSPEGCYVGQHSQGLGGHYADSYLKRKRIF, encoded by the exons atggcggcggcggcgctgtccccatccccggcGGGCGCCGTcccggggcccggccccgcggtaccgggagcggggccgggccgcgccccCGAGGAGGAGCTGCCGACGCTGCCCCCGGCCGAGGTGCGGAGCCGCCTGGAGCGCAGCGCCCGCCAGTTCCGCAACCGCCGCAAGGTCCTGATCCGCGGGCTGCCGGCCGACGTGAGCAACCAG GAAGTCCACGATCTGCTGAGCGACTACGAGCTGAAATACTGCTTTGTGGACAAATACAAAGGGACTG CCTTCGTCACGTTGCTTAACGGGGAACAGGCGGAATCGGCCATCAAAAAATTCCACCTGAGCAAACTCCGGGAGAAGGAGATCTCGGTGCAGCTACAGCCCACGGACGCCCTCCTGTGTATCGCCAACCTCCCCCAGCTCTACACCCAGCAACAATTCGAGGAGCTGGTCCGACCTTTCGGCAACCTGGAACGTTGTTTCCTGGTCTACAGCGAGAAAACGGGACACTCTAAAGGCTACGGATTTGTGGAATATATGAAAAAGGATTCGGCGGCCAGAGCCAAGTCGGACctgctggggaagcagctgggCACGCGGACTCTCTACGTCCACTGGACGGACGTCAACCAGCTGACGTTAGACCTCCTCCATTCCAAGTGCTTGTGCGTCGACAAGCTGCCCCACAACTACGCCGACCTCGAGGAGCTGCGGCAGGTCTTCTCCGCCGCCTGCGCCCCTACTTTCTGCCAG CTGGCCTACGGTCAGGACGGGCAGCTGAAAGGCTTCGCCGTCCTCGAGTACGAGTCGGCGGAGATGGCGGAGATGGTTCAGCAGGCCACGGACGGTTTGCCCCTCGCCGGGAATCACGTCCGAGTCTCCTTCTGCGCTCCCGGCCCTCCCGGCCGCAGCATGTTGGCCGCCCTCATAGCCGCGCAGGCGACG gcGCTGAATCGTGGGAAAGGGCTCCTCCCCGAGCCAAACATCCTCCAAATCCTCAACAGCCTGGGAAATCCCGCTTCCGTCCAGCTGCTGCTCAACCCCCTGCTCCACGGGGCCGTCGGAGGAAAACAGG GAATCCTCGGCGCCGCTCCCTCCGTGCCGCTGGTGACCAACCCGGCTCTCTCCACCGCCCTCCTCCAACTCGCGCTTCAGAACCAAACCCAAGCGCAGCAG AAACCGGGGATCCTGGGCGACTCGCCGCTGAGCTCCCTCTCCCACGGCGCCCTGGGTTTGGCCAACGCGCCGgcgcagccccccaccccgctcctgGGGGAGCTCTCCTCGG GTGGCCCCTTGGCCGGTGACATGGCACAGGGACACGTAAAATCACCGATTTTGCCTTCTGGAAACGTACCCCTGGCTTCTTTCCTGGGACCGGTGGGAGTAGATCGGGAAAATTCGGTGCTGGGGACGCAGGTGCCTCAGCTCACCCCTCCCGCCGTCACCCCGCCGGCTCTGCAGGGTCTCACCACCTCCATTCTGGGATCCGTCATCAGCGGCCtccaaaaaccaaagcagagcGAAAACGGGCCTCCCGCCTCCGGG GTCTCACTCCTGGGGGAGCCCCCCAAAGACTTCAAGATTCCTCTCAACCCTTACCTGAACTTGCACAGCCTCTTGCCAGCGAACAGCCTGGGAG GTGCTGCCAACAAAGGGTTTAATCTGAAAACCGGCGTTTTGGGGAGCGTCTCCAACCCCCGGatctcccagccctccctggccgaccctctcctcccctcgccCGGGCTGGCCGGGGACGGCTACGCCTTTGATTACCCACCG GATTTGGGATCCCGGATTTACCCCCAGACGAGAGACCACGCTGGACCCATCCTGGGGGGCTTCGGGCACAGCAGGCACAAG CCCTTTCCCTTCCAGCTCTCCTCGTCCCCGGGCTTCGAACGAGGGGGTTTGGGGCCGCCTTTGCCCCCCTTTTACTCAGGATCCCCCAGTTCCTACTTTACCAGTGGCCTTCAGGCTGGGCTCAAGCAGAGTCACCTCAACAAG GCTGTCGGGATGCCTCCGTCAGGCTCCGCAGACACCGTCCTCACCTTGGGACCCCCCAGCCACTCGCACAGCTCCCACTCAAAG accCCCGTGGGTGGCCAGAAACGAGCCTTCTcccacctcctgccctccccggAGCCCAGCCCTGAGGGCTGCTACGTGGGGCAGCACTcccagggtttgggggggcattACGCCGACTCCTACCTGAAGCGGAAAAGGATATTTTaa
- the RAVER1 gene encoding ribonucleoprotein PTB-binding 1 isoform X1 produces the protein MAAAALSPSPAGAVPGPGPAVPGAGPGRAPEEELPTLPPAEVRSRLERSARQFRNRRKVLIRGLPADVSNQEVHDLLSDYELKYCFVDKYKGTAFVTLLNGEQAESAIKKFHLSKLREKEISVQLQPTDALLCIANLPQLYTQQQFEELVRPFGNLERCFLVYSEKTGHSKGYGFVEYMKKDSAARAKSDLLGKQLGTRTLYVHWTDVNQLTLDLLHSKCLCVDKLPHNYADLEELRQVFSAACAPTFCQLAYGQDGQLKGFAVLEYESAEMAEMVQQATDGLPLAGNHVRVSFCAPGPPGRSMLAALIAAQATALNRGKGLLPEPNILQILNSLGNPASVQLLLNPLLHGAVGGKQGILGAAPSVPLVTNPALSTALLQLALQNQTQAQQKALLGNSLLLQNQVWTQLLQNKENQTLFHKPGILGDSPLSSLSHGALGLANAPAQPPTPLLGELSSGGPLAGDMAQGHVKSPILPSGNVPLASFLGPVGVDRENSVLGTQVPQLTPPAVTPPALQGLTTSILGSVISGLQKPKQSENGPPASGVSLLGEPPKDFKIPLNPYLNLHSLLPANSLGGAANKGFNLKTGVLGSVSNPRISQPSLADPLLPSPGLAGDGYAFDYPPDLGSRIYPQTRDHAGPILGGFGHSRHKPFPFQLSSSPGFERGGLGPPLPPFYSGSPSSYFTSGLQAGLKQSHLNKAVGMPPSGSADTVLTLGPPSHSHSSHSKTPVGGQKRAFSHLLPSPEPSPEGCYVGQHSQGLGGHYADSYLKRKRIF, from the exons atggcggcggcggcgctgtccccatccccggcGGGCGCCGTcccggggcccggccccgcggtaccgggagcggggccgggccgcgccccCGAGGAGGAGCTGCCGACGCTGCCCCCGGCCGAGGTGCGGAGCCGCCTGGAGCGCAGCGCCCGCCAGTTCCGCAACCGCCGCAAGGTCCTGATCCGCGGGCTGCCGGCCGACGTGAGCAACCAG GAAGTCCACGATCTGCTGAGCGACTACGAGCTGAAATACTGCTTTGTGGACAAATACAAAGGGACTG CCTTCGTCACGTTGCTTAACGGGGAACAGGCGGAATCGGCCATCAAAAAATTCCACCTGAGCAAACTCCGGGAGAAGGAGATCTCGGTGCAGCTACAGCCCACGGACGCCCTCCTGTGTATCGCCAACCTCCCCCAGCTCTACACCCAGCAACAATTCGAGGAGCTGGTCCGACCTTTCGGCAACCTGGAACGTTGTTTCCTGGTCTACAGCGAGAAAACGGGACACTCTAAAGGCTACGGATTTGTGGAATATATGAAAAAGGATTCGGCGGCCAGAGCCAAGTCGGACctgctggggaagcagctgggCACGCGGACTCTCTACGTCCACTGGACGGACGTCAACCAGCTGACGTTAGACCTCCTCCATTCCAAGTGCTTGTGCGTCGACAAGCTGCCCCACAACTACGCCGACCTCGAGGAGCTGCGGCAGGTCTTCTCCGCCGCCTGCGCCCCTACTTTCTGCCAG CTGGCCTACGGTCAGGACGGGCAGCTGAAAGGCTTCGCCGTCCTCGAGTACGAGTCGGCGGAGATGGCGGAGATGGTTCAGCAGGCCACGGACGGTTTGCCCCTCGCCGGGAATCACGTCCGAGTCTCCTTCTGCGCTCCCGGCCCTCCCGGCCGCAGCATGTTGGCCGCCCTCATAGCCGCGCAGGCGACG gcGCTGAATCGTGGGAAAGGGCTCCTCCCCGAGCCAAACATCCTCCAAATCCTCAACAGCCTGGGAAATCCCGCTTCCGTCCAGCTGCTGCTCAACCCCCTGCTCCACGGGGCCGTCGGAGGAAAACAGG GAATCCTCGGCGCCGCTCCCTCCGTGCCGCTGGTGACCAACCCGGCTCTCTCCACCGCCCTCCTCCAACTCGCGCTTCAGAACCAAACCCAAGCGCAGCAG AAGGCACTGCTTGGGAACTCCCTGTTACTGCAGAACCAGGTGTGgacacagctgctgcagaacaaGGAGAACCAAACCCTCTTCCAT AAACCGGGGATCCTGGGCGACTCGCCGCTGAGCTCCCTCTCCCACGGCGCCCTGGGTTTGGCCAACGCGCCGgcgcagccccccaccccgctcctgGGGGAGCTCTCCTCGG GTGGCCCCTTGGCCGGTGACATGGCACAGGGACACGTAAAATCACCGATTTTGCCTTCTGGAAACGTACCCCTGGCTTCTTTCCTGGGACCGGTGGGAGTAGATCGGGAAAATTCGGTGCTGGGGACGCAGGTGCCTCAGCTCACCCCTCCCGCCGTCACCCCGCCGGCTCTGCAGGGTCTCACCACCTCCATTCTGGGATCCGTCATCAGCGGCCtccaaaaaccaaagcagagcGAAAACGGGCCTCCCGCCTCCGGG GTCTCACTCCTGGGGGAGCCCCCCAAAGACTTCAAGATTCCTCTCAACCCTTACCTGAACTTGCACAGCCTCTTGCCAGCGAACAGCCTGGGAG GTGCTGCCAACAAAGGGTTTAATCTGAAAACCGGCGTTTTGGGGAGCGTCTCCAACCCCCGGatctcccagccctccctggccgaccctctcctcccctcgccCGGGCTGGCCGGGGACGGCTACGCCTTTGATTACCCACCG GATTTGGGATCCCGGATTTACCCCCAGACGAGAGACCACGCTGGACCCATCCTGGGGGGCTTCGGGCACAGCAGGCACAAG CCCTTTCCCTTCCAGCTCTCCTCGTCCCCGGGCTTCGAACGAGGGGGTTTGGGGCCGCCTTTGCCCCCCTTTTACTCAGGATCCCCCAGTTCCTACTTTACCAGTGGCCTTCAGGCTGGGCTCAAGCAGAGTCACCTCAACAAG GCTGTCGGGATGCCTCCGTCAGGCTCCGCAGACACCGTCCTCACCTTGGGACCCCCCAGCCACTCGCACAGCTCCCACTCAAAG accCCCGTGGGTGGCCAGAAACGAGCCTTCTcccacctcctgccctccccggAGCCCAGCCCTGAGGGCTGCTACGTGGGGCAGCACTcccagggtttgggggggcattACGCCGACTCCTACCTGAAGCGGAAAAGGATATTTTaa
- the RAVER1 gene encoding ribonucleoprotein PTB-binding 1 isoform X2, with translation MAAAALSPSPAGAVPGPGPAVPGAGPGRAPEEELPTLPPAEVRSRLERSARQFRNRRKVLIRGLPADVSNQEVHDLLSDYELKYCFVDKYKGTAFVTLLNGEQAESAIKKFHLSKLREKEISVQLQPTDALLCIANLPQLYTQQQFEELVRPFGNLERCFLVYSEKTGHSKGYGFVEYMKKDSAARAKSDLLGKQLGTRTLYVHWTDVNQLTLDLLHSKCLCVDKLPHNYADLEELRQVFSAACAPTFCQLAYGQDGQLKGFAVLEYESAEMAEMVQQATDGLPLAGNHVRVSFCAPGPPGRSMLAALIAAQATALNRGKGLLPEPNILQILNSLGNPASVQLLLNPLLHGAVGGKQGILGAAPSVPLVTNPALSTALLQLALQNQTQAQQALLGNSLLLQNQVWTQLLQNKENQTLFHKPGILGDSPLSSLSHGALGLANAPAQPPTPLLGELSSGGPLAGDMAQGHVKSPILPSGNVPLASFLGPVGVDRENSVLGTQVPQLTPPAVTPPALQGLTTSILGSVISGLQKPKQSENGPPASGVSLLGEPPKDFKIPLNPYLNLHSLLPANSLGGAANKGFNLKTGVLGSVSNPRISQPSLADPLLPSPGLAGDGYAFDYPPDLGSRIYPQTRDHAGPILGGFGHSRHKPFPFQLSSSPGFERGGLGPPLPPFYSGSPSSYFTSGLQAGLKQSHLNKAVGMPPSGSADTVLTLGPPSHSHSSHSKTPVGGQKRAFSHLLPSPEPSPEGCYVGQHSQGLGGHYADSYLKRKRIF, from the exons atggcggcggcggcgctgtccccatccccggcGGGCGCCGTcccggggcccggccccgcggtaccgggagcggggccgggccgcgccccCGAGGAGGAGCTGCCGACGCTGCCCCCGGCCGAGGTGCGGAGCCGCCTGGAGCGCAGCGCCCGCCAGTTCCGCAACCGCCGCAAGGTCCTGATCCGCGGGCTGCCGGCCGACGTGAGCAACCAG GAAGTCCACGATCTGCTGAGCGACTACGAGCTGAAATACTGCTTTGTGGACAAATACAAAGGGACTG CCTTCGTCACGTTGCTTAACGGGGAACAGGCGGAATCGGCCATCAAAAAATTCCACCTGAGCAAACTCCGGGAGAAGGAGATCTCGGTGCAGCTACAGCCCACGGACGCCCTCCTGTGTATCGCCAACCTCCCCCAGCTCTACACCCAGCAACAATTCGAGGAGCTGGTCCGACCTTTCGGCAACCTGGAACGTTGTTTCCTGGTCTACAGCGAGAAAACGGGACACTCTAAAGGCTACGGATTTGTGGAATATATGAAAAAGGATTCGGCGGCCAGAGCCAAGTCGGACctgctggggaagcagctgggCACGCGGACTCTCTACGTCCACTGGACGGACGTCAACCAGCTGACGTTAGACCTCCTCCATTCCAAGTGCTTGTGCGTCGACAAGCTGCCCCACAACTACGCCGACCTCGAGGAGCTGCGGCAGGTCTTCTCCGCCGCCTGCGCCCCTACTTTCTGCCAG CTGGCCTACGGTCAGGACGGGCAGCTGAAAGGCTTCGCCGTCCTCGAGTACGAGTCGGCGGAGATGGCGGAGATGGTTCAGCAGGCCACGGACGGTTTGCCCCTCGCCGGGAATCACGTCCGAGTCTCCTTCTGCGCTCCCGGCCCTCCCGGCCGCAGCATGTTGGCCGCCCTCATAGCCGCGCAGGCGACG gcGCTGAATCGTGGGAAAGGGCTCCTCCCCGAGCCAAACATCCTCCAAATCCTCAACAGCCTGGGAAATCCCGCTTCCGTCCAGCTGCTGCTCAACCCCCTGCTCCACGGGGCCGTCGGAGGAAAACAGG GAATCCTCGGCGCCGCTCCCTCCGTGCCGCTGGTGACCAACCCGGCTCTCTCCACCGCCCTCCTCCAACTCGCGCTTCAGAACCAAACCCAAGCGCAGCAG GCACTGCTTGGGAACTCCCTGTTACTGCAGAACCAGGTGTGgacacagctgctgcagaacaaGGAGAACCAAACCCTCTTCCAT AAACCGGGGATCCTGGGCGACTCGCCGCTGAGCTCCCTCTCCCACGGCGCCCTGGGTTTGGCCAACGCGCCGgcgcagccccccaccccgctcctgGGGGAGCTCTCCTCGG GTGGCCCCTTGGCCGGTGACATGGCACAGGGACACGTAAAATCACCGATTTTGCCTTCTGGAAACGTACCCCTGGCTTCTTTCCTGGGACCGGTGGGAGTAGATCGGGAAAATTCGGTGCTGGGGACGCAGGTGCCTCAGCTCACCCCTCCCGCCGTCACCCCGCCGGCTCTGCAGGGTCTCACCACCTCCATTCTGGGATCCGTCATCAGCGGCCtccaaaaaccaaagcagagcGAAAACGGGCCTCCCGCCTCCGGG GTCTCACTCCTGGGGGAGCCCCCCAAAGACTTCAAGATTCCTCTCAACCCTTACCTGAACTTGCACAGCCTCTTGCCAGCGAACAGCCTGGGAG GTGCTGCCAACAAAGGGTTTAATCTGAAAACCGGCGTTTTGGGGAGCGTCTCCAACCCCCGGatctcccagccctccctggccgaccctctcctcccctcgccCGGGCTGGCCGGGGACGGCTACGCCTTTGATTACCCACCG GATTTGGGATCCCGGATTTACCCCCAGACGAGAGACCACGCTGGACCCATCCTGGGGGGCTTCGGGCACAGCAGGCACAAG CCCTTTCCCTTCCAGCTCTCCTCGTCCCCGGGCTTCGAACGAGGGGGTTTGGGGCCGCCTTTGCCCCCCTTTTACTCAGGATCCCCCAGTTCCTACTTTACCAGTGGCCTTCAGGCTGGGCTCAAGCAGAGTCACCTCAACAAG GCTGTCGGGATGCCTCCGTCAGGCTCCGCAGACACCGTCCTCACCTTGGGACCCCCCAGCCACTCGCACAGCTCCCACTCAAAG accCCCGTGGGTGGCCAGAAACGAGCCTTCTcccacctcctgccctccccggAGCCCAGCCCTGAGGGCTGCTACGTGGGGCAGCACTcccagggtttgggggggcattACGCCGACTCCTACCTGAAGCGGAAAAGGATATTTTaa
- the RAVER1 gene encoding ribonucleoprotein PTB-binding 1 isoform X3 has protein sequence MAAAALSPSPAGAVPGPGPAVPGAGPGRAPEEELPTLPPAEVRSRLERSARQFRNRRKVLIRGLPADVSNQEVHDLLSDYELKYCFVDKYKGTAFVTLLNGEQAESAIKKFHLSKLREKEISVQLQPTDALLCIANLPQLYTQQQFEELVRPFGNLERCFLVYSEKTGHSKGYGFVEYMKKDSAARAKSDLLGKQLGTRTLYVHWTDVNQLTLDLLHSKCLCVDKLPHNYADLEELRQVFSAACAPTFCQLAYGQDGQLKGFAVLEYESAEMAEMVQQATDGLPLAGNHVRVSFCAPGPPGRSMLAALIAAQATALNRGKGLLPEPNILQILNSLGNPASVQLLLNPLLHGAVGGKQGILGAAPSVPLVTNPALSTALLQLALQNQTQAQQKALLGNSLLLQNQVWTQLLQNKENQTLFHKPGILGDSPLSSLSHGALGLANAPAQPPTPLLGELSSGGPLAGDMAQGHVKSPILPSGNVPLASFLGPVGVDRENSVLGTQVPQLTPPAVTPPALQGLTTSILGSVISGLQKPKQSENGPPASGVSLLGEPPKDFKIPLNPYLNLHSLLPANSLGGAANKGFNLKTGVLGSVSNPRISQPSLADPLLPSPGLAGDGYAFDYPPDLGSRIYPQTRDHAGPILGGFGHSRHKLSSSPGFERGGLGPPLPPFYSGSPSSYFTSGLQAGLKQSHLNKAVGMPPSGSADTVLTLGPPSHSHSSHSKTPVGGQKRAFSHLLPSPEPSPEGCYVGQHSQGLGGHYADSYLKRKRIF, from the exons atggcggcggcggcgctgtccccatccccggcGGGCGCCGTcccggggcccggccccgcggtaccgggagcggggccgggccgcgccccCGAGGAGGAGCTGCCGACGCTGCCCCCGGCCGAGGTGCGGAGCCGCCTGGAGCGCAGCGCCCGCCAGTTCCGCAACCGCCGCAAGGTCCTGATCCGCGGGCTGCCGGCCGACGTGAGCAACCAG GAAGTCCACGATCTGCTGAGCGACTACGAGCTGAAATACTGCTTTGTGGACAAATACAAAGGGACTG CCTTCGTCACGTTGCTTAACGGGGAACAGGCGGAATCGGCCATCAAAAAATTCCACCTGAGCAAACTCCGGGAGAAGGAGATCTCGGTGCAGCTACAGCCCACGGACGCCCTCCTGTGTATCGCCAACCTCCCCCAGCTCTACACCCAGCAACAATTCGAGGAGCTGGTCCGACCTTTCGGCAACCTGGAACGTTGTTTCCTGGTCTACAGCGAGAAAACGGGACACTCTAAAGGCTACGGATTTGTGGAATATATGAAAAAGGATTCGGCGGCCAGAGCCAAGTCGGACctgctggggaagcagctgggCACGCGGACTCTCTACGTCCACTGGACGGACGTCAACCAGCTGACGTTAGACCTCCTCCATTCCAAGTGCTTGTGCGTCGACAAGCTGCCCCACAACTACGCCGACCTCGAGGAGCTGCGGCAGGTCTTCTCCGCCGCCTGCGCCCCTACTTTCTGCCAG CTGGCCTACGGTCAGGACGGGCAGCTGAAAGGCTTCGCCGTCCTCGAGTACGAGTCGGCGGAGATGGCGGAGATGGTTCAGCAGGCCACGGACGGTTTGCCCCTCGCCGGGAATCACGTCCGAGTCTCCTTCTGCGCTCCCGGCCCTCCCGGCCGCAGCATGTTGGCCGCCCTCATAGCCGCGCAGGCGACG gcGCTGAATCGTGGGAAAGGGCTCCTCCCCGAGCCAAACATCCTCCAAATCCTCAACAGCCTGGGAAATCCCGCTTCCGTCCAGCTGCTGCTCAACCCCCTGCTCCACGGGGCCGTCGGAGGAAAACAGG GAATCCTCGGCGCCGCTCCCTCCGTGCCGCTGGTGACCAACCCGGCTCTCTCCACCGCCCTCCTCCAACTCGCGCTTCAGAACCAAACCCAAGCGCAGCAG AAGGCACTGCTTGGGAACTCCCTGTTACTGCAGAACCAGGTGTGgacacagctgctgcagaacaaGGAGAACCAAACCCTCTTCCAT AAACCGGGGATCCTGGGCGACTCGCCGCTGAGCTCCCTCTCCCACGGCGCCCTGGGTTTGGCCAACGCGCCGgcgcagccccccaccccgctcctgGGGGAGCTCTCCTCGG GTGGCCCCTTGGCCGGTGACATGGCACAGGGACACGTAAAATCACCGATTTTGCCTTCTGGAAACGTACCCCTGGCTTCTTTCCTGGGACCGGTGGGAGTAGATCGGGAAAATTCGGTGCTGGGGACGCAGGTGCCTCAGCTCACCCCTCCCGCCGTCACCCCGCCGGCTCTGCAGGGTCTCACCACCTCCATTCTGGGATCCGTCATCAGCGGCCtccaaaaaccaaagcagagcGAAAACGGGCCTCCCGCCTCCGGG GTCTCACTCCTGGGGGAGCCCCCCAAAGACTTCAAGATTCCTCTCAACCCTTACCTGAACTTGCACAGCCTCTTGCCAGCGAACAGCCTGGGAG GTGCTGCCAACAAAGGGTTTAATCTGAAAACCGGCGTTTTGGGGAGCGTCTCCAACCCCCGGatctcccagccctccctggccgaccctctcctcccctcgccCGGGCTGGCCGGGGACGGCTACGCCTTTGATTACCCACCG GATTTGGGATCCCGGATTTACCCCCAGACGAGAGACCACGCTGGACCCATCCTGGGGGGCTTCGGGCACAGCAGGCACAAG CTCTCCTCGTCCCCGGGCTTCGAACGAGGGGGTTTGGGGCCGCCTTTGCCCCCCTTTTACTCAGGATCCCCCAGTTCCTACTTTACCAGTGGCCTTCAGGCTGGGCTCAAGCAGAGTCACCTCAACAAG GCTGTCGGGATGCCTCCGTCAGGCTCCGCAGACACCGTCCTCACCTTGGGACCCCCCAGCCACTCGCACAGCTCCCACTCAAAG accCCCGTGGGTGGCCAGAAACGAGCCTTCTcccacctcctgccctccccggAGCCCAGCCCTGAGGGCTGCTACGTGGGGCAGCACTcccagggtttgggggggcattACGCCGACTCCTACCTGAAGCGGAAAAGGATATTTTaa